A portion of the Vreelandella subglaciescola genome contains these proteins:
- a CDS encoding disulfide bond formation protein B: MTLSFRRLALGGLALCVLMMAVALGLEHIGGLEPCPLCIFQRVGVIATGLVLAVAAMHNPAGRVGRAIYALLAFVAVAGGAFVAGRHVWLQSLPPDQVPSCGPGLDYMVDVLPMQEVVATVLSGSGECASIDAAFLGLSLPAWTLAGFVVLAAFPLAMLWRALKRPACGN, encoded by the coding sequence ATGACGTTGTCTTTCCGCCGCCTGGCCCTTGGCGGCCTGGCGCTGTGCGTGCTGATGATGGCCGTAGCGCTGGGCCTGGAGCACATTGGCGGGCTTGAACCCTGCCCGCTATGCATTTTTCAGCGCGTCGGCGTAATAGCCACGGGGCTGGTACTGGCCGTGGCGGCAATGCATAACCCGGCCGGGCGTGTGGGGCGTGCGATTTACGCCTTGCTGGCGTTTGTAGCGGTGGCTGGCGGCGCTTTTGTCGCCGGACGCCATGTGTGGCTGCAGTCGCTGCCGCCGGATCAGGTGCCCAGCTGCGGCCCGGGGCTTGATTACATGGTGGATGTGCTGCCGATGCAGGAAGTGGTGGCCACGGTACTCTCCGGCTCCGGCGAGTGCGCCAGCATCGACGCGGCGTTTCTGGGACTGTCACTGCCGGCGTGGACGCTTGCCGGATTTGTCGTGTTAGCGGCGTTTCCGCTGGCGATGCTGTGGCGAGCGTTGAAACGCCCTGCGTGTGGCAATTGA
- the gshA gene encoding glutamate--cysteine ligase, with translation MSEPLTVPSTLAHRIEQLLPAARAGRLGHLRRGIEKEGLRVEASGHIVQTPHPEALGSKLTHPSITTDYSESLLEYITPVFCQPRAALAFLADLHAYSYRHMDSEWIWPASMPSKLSGNDSVPIADFGSSNSGVMKHVYRKGLDVRYGRIMQAIAGVHYNVSLPDEMWQALRDVEGQTETPFNDYRSTRYFGLIRNFRRHSWLLLYLFGASPAIDKSFLDGRRVPDKLEPLGDDTYVAPFATTLRMSDLGYQNKVQEQLKICFNSLSNYVNTLRNAISTPWPDYQALGVNEGGDWRQLNANILQIENEYYSDIRPKRVASQGETPSQALEARGVEYIEVRCLDLNPFDPLGVTETQMRFLDTFLMWCLLSDSPWISDEECDHLDDNRRLVVERGRDPALRLSNNGEAIGVREWGEQIVGDMQSVAELLDAAEDGTPHLDALAALAPRLQDAALTPSAQLLERMRGEGASFNDVVLSLAKEQADRLRRQTSTTLDDALLAQQAVTSHQQQRDMEAVDEPRFDDFMADYFARARESRAITPLSAGEAS, from the coding sequence TTGTCTGAACCACTCACCGTGCCGTCCACGCTTGCGCACCGTATTGAACAGCTGTTGCCCGCGGCGCGCGCCGGGCGCCTGGGCCACCTGCGGCGAGGCATCGAGAAAGAAGGGCTGCGCGTGGAGGCGAGTGGCCACATTGTGCAGACCCCGCACCCCGAGGCGCTGGGCTCAAAACTGACGCACCCAAGCATTACTACCGATTATTCCGAGTCGCTGCTGGAATACATCACACCGGTATTCTGCCAGCCTCGGGCGGCGCTGGCGTTTCTCGCGGATCTGCACGCTTACAGCTATCGGCACATGGATAGCGAGTGGATCTGGCCGGCGAGCATGCCGTCAAAGCTTTCAGGCAACGACAGCGTACCCATCGCCGATTTCGGCAGTTCCAACTCCGGGGTGATGAAGCACGTGTACCGCAAGGGCCTCGACGTGCGCTACGGGCGCATCATGCAGGCCATTGCCGGGGTGCATTACAACGTCTCGCTGCCCGACGAGATGTGGCAGGCGCTGCGCGACGTGGAAGGCCAGACCGAGACACCGTTCAACGATTACCGCTCGACGCGCTATTTCGGCCTGATCCGCAATTTCCGCCGCCACAGCTGGCTGCTGCTGTACTTGTTTGGCGCCTCACCGGCCATCGACAAAAGCTTTCTTGACGGCCGCCGCGTGCCCGACAAGCTGGAACCGCTGGGCGACGATACCTACGTGGCACCTTTTGCCACCACGCTGCGGATGTCGGATCTGGGCTACCAGAACAAGGTGCAGGAGCAGCTTAAAATCTGCTTCAATTCGCTGTCCAACTACGTCAATACGTTGCGCAACGCCATCTCGACGCCGTGGCCCGACTATCAGGCGCTGGGGGTCAACGAAGGCGGCGACTGGCGCCAGCTCAACGCCAATATTCTGCAGATCGAGAACGAGTATTACAGCGATATTCGCCCCAAGCGCGTGGCCAGCCAGGGCGAAACGCCCAGCCAGGCGCTGGAAGCCCGGGGCGTGGAGTACATCGAAGTGCGCTGCCTCGATCTGAACCCGTTTGATCCGCTGGGCGTGACAGAAACCCAGATGCGCTTTCTGGATACCTTCCTGATGTGGTGCCTGTTGAGCGACAGCCCGTGGATTTCCGACGAAGAGTGCGATCATCTGGACGATAACCGTCGGCTGGTGGTCGAACGCGGCCGCGATCCGGCGCTGCGCCTGAGCAACAACGGCGAAGCCATTGGCGTGCGCGAGTGGGGCGAGCAGATCGTTGGCGATATGCAGTCGGTCGCTGAGCTGCTGGACGCCGCAGAAGACGGCACGCCGCACCTTGACGCGCTGGCCGCGCTGGCGCCGCGCCTGCAGGACGCCGCGCTGACGCCCTCGGCCCAGCTGCTTGAGCGGATGCGTGGTGAGGGGGCGTCGTTCAACGATGTGGTGTTGTCACTGGCCAAGGAGCAGGCCGACAGGCTGCGCCGCCAGACCTCGACCACGCTTGACGACGCGCTGCTTGCGCAGCAGGCGGTGACGTCGCATCAGCAGCAGCGCGACATGGAAGCAGTCGACGAGCCGCGCTTTGACGACTTTATGGCCGACTATTTTGCCCGCGCCCGCGAGTCGCGTGCGATAACGCCGCTGAGTGCCGGAGAAGCCTCATGA
- a CDS encoding Tex family protein, whose translation MDVNQRIMNRLADELSVRTAQVAATVALLDEGATVPFIARYRKEVTGALDDVQLRLLDERLRYLRELEERRVAVIAAIDEQGKLSPELSASLSAADTKQRLEDLYRPFKKKRRTKAQIAREAGLEPLADALLGNPDLDPESEAQSYLRAADGDTPAIDDAKAALDGAKQILMERFAEDPELIGQLRERLWQEGELSSRVLDGKAEEGAKFADYFEHDEKLAKAPSHRALAMFRGRNEGVLSLAIRLPGEDDAPIHPAQVAIAKQIGITLAAPSATRRAGDRPEDSPGKRWLTEVVRWTWRVKLYTALETELLGRLREQAELTAIEVFAANLKDLLLAAPAGPRVTLALDPGLRTGCKVAVVDATGQFLANTTIYPHAPQNRWRESLAELVRLAQQHGVELIAVGNGTASRESDKLAGELVKALAPGQRVSKVMVSEAGASVYSASEYASREMPDLDVTVRGAVSIGRRLQDPLAELVKIEPKSIGVGQYQHDVSQLQLSKSLEAVIEDCVNAVGVDLNTASSALLSRVAGLSSTLADNIVAERNQRGAFKSRKALLDVSRLGPKTFEQCAGFLRVTNGANPLDASAVHPEAYPLVERIATQSKRDVKGLIGDSAALKALAPADFADDRFGVPTVTDILAELDKPGRDPRPEFKAAEFREGVETLKDLELGMVLEGTVTNVTHFGAFVDVGVHQDGLVHISALANRFVEDPRSVVKAGDITSVKVMSVDIPRKRIGLSMRLDDQPDTDTGADAASDKPAVRSRRSQQGSNKSSSKGAQNAPESMGALGAALLKARGDK comes from the coding sequence ATGGATGTCAATCAGCGTATTATGAACCGCCTGGCGGACGAGCTAAGCGTTCGCACCGCCCAGGTAGCGGCAACGGTGGCGTTACTCGACGAGGGCGCCACCGTGCCCTTTATTGCTCGCTACCGTAAAGAAGTCACTGGCGCGCTGGACGATGTGCAGCTGCGCCTGTTGGACGAACGCCTGCGCTACCTGCGCGAACTCGAAGAACGCCGCGTGGCGGTGATTGCCGCGATTGACGAACAGGGCAAGCTGAGCCCCGAGCTGAGCGCCAGCCTCAGCGCGGCGGACACCAAACAGCGCCTTGAGGATCTGTACCGCCCGTTCAAGAAAAAGCGCCGCACCAAGGCACAAATTGCCCGCGAAGCCGGCCTCGAGCCGCTGGCCGATGCGCTGCTGGGCAACCCCGACCTTGATCCCGAGAGTGAAGCGCAAAGCTACCTGCGCGCCGCCGACGGCGATACCCCCGCGATTGACGACGCCAAGGCCGCCCTTGACGGCGCCAAGCAGATCTTGATGGAGCGCTTTGCCGAAGACCCCGAGTTGATTGGCCAGCTGCGCGAGCGGCTGTGGCAGGAAGGCGAGCTGTCGTCTCGCGTACTCGACGGCAAGGCAGAAGAAGGCGCCAAGTTTGCCGACTACTTCGAGCACGACGAAAAACTCGCCAAGGCGCCATCGCACAGAGCGCTGGCCATGTTCCGCGGGCGCAATGAAGGTGTTTTGAGCCTAGCCATCCGTCTGCCCGGTGAAGACGACGCGCCGATTCATCCTGCCCAGGTGGCGATCGCCAAACAGATTGGCATTACGCTGGCTGCGCCAAGCGCCACGCGCCGCGCGGGAGATCGTCCTGAGGACAGCCCTGGAAAACGGTGGCTCACCGAAGTGGTGCGCTGGACGTGGCGAGTCAAGCTGTATACCGCGCTTGAAACCGAGCTGTTGGGCCGCCTGCGCGAGCAGGCCGAGCTTACCGCCATCGAGGTGTTTGCCGCCAACCTCAAAGACCTGCTGCTGGCCGCGCCGGCGGGCCCCAGGGTCACGCTGGCGCTGGATCCCGGCCTGCGTACCGGCTGCAAGGTAGCGGTGGTGGATGCCACCGGGCAGTTTCTGGCCAACACCACGATTTACCCCCACGCGCCGCAAAACCGCTGGCGCGAGTCTCTGGCCGAGCTTGTACGCCTTGCGCAGCAGCACGGCGTCGAGCTGATTGCCGTGGGCAACGGTACCGCCAGCCGCGAGAGCGATAAGCTCGCCGGCGAGCTGGTCAAGGCGCTGGCGCCCGGGCAGCGGGTCAGCAAGGTGATGGTGTCGGAGGCCGGCGCTTCGGTGTATTCGGCCTCGGAGTATGCCTCCCGCGAAATGCCCGACCTTGACGTCACCGTGCGCGGCGCGGTGTCTATTGGCCGGCGCCTGCAGGACCCGCTGGCCGAGCTGGTCAAGATCGAGCCCAAGTCCATCGGCGTGGGCCAGTACCAGCACGATGTCTCGCAGCTGCAGCTGTCCAAAAGCCTGGAAGCGGTGATCGAAGACTGCGTCAACGCCGTGGGCGTCGATCTCAATACCGCCTCCAGCGCGTTGCTGTCACGAGTGGCGGGGCTGTCGTCAACGCTGGCCGATAACATCGTTGCCGAGCGCAACCAGCGCGGCGCGTTTAAAAGCCGCAAGGCGCTGCTGGATGTGAGCCGCCTCGGGCCCAAAACCTTCGAGCAGTGTGCCGGCTTTTTGCGCGTCACCAACGGCGCCAACCCGCTGGACGCCAGCGCCGTCCACCCCGAGGCCTACCCGCTGGTCGAGCGTATTGCCACCCAGAGCAAGCGCGATGTCAAAGGCCTGATCGGCGATAGTGCCGCGCTCAAGGCGCTTGCCCCTGCTGACTTCGCCGATGACCGCTTCGGCGTGCCCACGGTGACGGATATTCTCGCCGAGCTGGATAAGCCCGGCCGCGATCCGCGCCCCGAGTTCAAGGCGGCCGAGTTCCGCGAGGGCGTGGAAACGCTCAAGGATCTTGAGTTGGGCATGGTGCTCGAAGGCACTGTGACCAACGTCACCCACTTTGGCGCCTTTGTTGACGTCGGCGTGCATCAGGATGGCCTGGTGCATATTTCGGCACTGGCGAACCGCTTTGTGGAAGACCCGCGCAGCGTGGTCAAGGCCGGCGATATCACCAGCGTCAAGGTCATGAGCGTGGATATCCCGCGCAAGCGCATCGGGCTTTCCATGCGCCTGGACGATCAGCCCGACACGGATACGGGCGCCGACGCTGCTAGCGACAAACCGGCGGTCAGGTCGCGCCGCAGTCAGCAAGGTTCGAATAAGAGCTCATCAAAAGGCGCACAAAACGCCCCTGAATCCATGGGCGCGCTAGGCGCGGCGCTGTTAAAAGCGCGTGGCGATAAATAA
- the msrB gene encoding peptide-methionine (R)-S-oxide reductase MsrB, giving the protein MNRRHFLGLAGLTGVVGALPSVSFGYPSVDLSAAESIEPLSLSDAEWRERLSDKAYNVLRESGTEAAFSSPLDKETRDGEFRCAGCDLVLFQSAMKYDSGTGWPSFFKHVEGHLLSELDFSMIWPRTEYHCARCGGHQGHIFDDGPKPTGLRWCNNGAALRFVPA; this is encoded by the coding sequence ATGAACCGCCGCCACTTTCTGGGACTTGCCGGTTTAACCGGCGTTGTAGGCGCGCTGCCCAGCGTGTCGTTTGGTTATCCAAGCGTTGACTTGAGCGCCGCAGAAAGCATCGAGCCGCTATCGCTTTCCGACGCCGAATGGCGTGAGCGCTTGTCAGACAAAGCCTATAACGTGCTGCGCGAAAGCGGCACGGAAGCCGCGTTTTCCAGCCCGCTGGATAAGGAAACCCGCGACGGTGAGTTTCGCTGCGCGGGGTGCGATCTGGTGCTGTTTCAAAGCGCCATGAAATACGACTCCGGCACCGGCTGGCCGAGCTTTTTCAAGCACGTGGAAGGGCATCTGCTCAGCGAGCTCGACTTCAGCATGATATGGCCGCGTACCGAGTACCACTGCGCGCGCTGCGGCGGCCACCAGGGGCATATTTTTGACGATGGCCCCAAGCCTACCGGCCTTCGCTGGTGCAACAACGGCGCGGCGCTGCGTTTTGTGCCCGCGTAA
- the hslO gene encoding Hsp33 family molecular chaperone HslO, translated as MSDQIQRFLFDNTNVRGEIVTLEKAYDDVLSRHAYPHAVNVLLGELLSAVALLTDTVKLDGMLSIEVRGEGALSLLMAESNPGGELRAIARLAEDAALPESAAAFRELVGNGQIVITLDPRDGNRYQGVVALDHPTLAGCLEDYFTQSEQLPTRLWLEADEKRAGGLLLQRLPSEAKNQDVDAWERSVQLADTIKPEELLGLEQREVLYRLYHEETVRVFDPKALYFGCTCSRERMANGLLTLGASELREIVQEQGEIDTQCHFCHSRYRYTAADVEALLDGNPDAPSPTVH; from the coding sequence ATGTCTGACCAGATACAACGCTTCCTGTTTGATAACACCAACGTGCGCGGCGAAATCGTCACGCTGGAAAAAGCCTACGACGACGTGCTCAGCCGCCATGCCTACCCCCACGCGGTGAACGTGCTGCTGGGCGAGCTATTGTCGGCGGTGGCGCTGTTGACCGACACCGTCAAGCTCGACGGCATGTTGAGCATCGAGGTGCGCGGCGAGGGTGCGCTCTCATTGCTGATGGCCGAGTCCAACCCCGGCGGCGAGCTACGCGCCATTGCCCGGTTGGCCGAAGACGCCGCGCTGCCGGAGTCCGCCGCGGCGTTTCGCGAGCTGGTGGGTAACGGCCAGATCGTGATCACCCTCGACCCGCGCGACGGCAATCGCTACCAGGGCGTGGTCGCACTCGACCATCCCACCCTGGCCGGCTGCCTGGAAGATTACTTTACCCAGTCCGAGCAGCTGCCTACCCGGCTGTGGCTGGAAGCTGATGAGAAACGTGCCGGCGGGCTACTGCTGCAACGTTTGCCCAGCGAAGCGAAAAATCAGGACGTCGACGCCTGGGAGCGCAGCGTGCAGCTCGCCGACACCATCAAGCCCGAAGAGCTGTTAGGGCTTGAGCAGCGCGAGGTACTGTACCGGCTTTATCATGAAGAAACCGTGCGCGTGTTTGATCCCAAGGCGCTGTATTTCGGCTGCACCTGCTCGCGGGAGCGCATGGCCAACGGACTCTTGACCCTCGGCGCCAGCGAGTTGCGCGAGATTGTCCAGGAGCAGGGTGAGATCGATACCCAGTGCCATTTCTGCCATTCGCGCTACCGCTATACCGCAGCAGACGTAGAGGCGCTGCTTGACGGTAATCCCGATGCGCCGTCACCCACGGTGCATTAG
- the hslR gene encoding ribosome-associated heat shock protein Hsp15, with protein sequence MSDSVRLDKWLWAARFFKTRQLAKKAVEGGKVHYDGARAKTSKLVEMDALIRVPQGFDVFEVRVTGISGQRRGAPEARKLYAETPESIERREREVEARRLSQQVMQHPLKRPDKKQRREIKNFQRNQGE encoded by the coding sequence ATGAGTGATAGCGTACGCTTGGATAAATGGCTCTGGGCCGCGCGGTTTTTCAAGACCCGCCAGCTGGCCAAAAAAGCCGTGGAAGGCGGCAAGGTGCACTACGACGGCGCACGCGCCAAAACCAGCAAGCTGGTGGAGATGGACGCGCTGATTCGTGTACCCCAGGGCTTTGACGTGTTTGAGGTCCGCGTGACTGGAATCTCCGGCCAACGCCGCGGCGCCCCCGAGGCGCGCAAACTCTACGCGGAAACGCCGGAAAGCATCGAGCGCCGCGAACGCGAGGTCGAGGCGCGCCGGCTGAGCCAGCAGGTCATGCAGCACCCACTCAAGCGGCCGGATAAAAAACAGCGCCGCGAGATCAAGAACTTCCAGCGTAACCAGGGCGAATAA
- the yrfG gene encoding GMP/IMP nucleotidase, producing MMDWQTIDTVLLDMDGTLLDLHFDSHFWLEHLPRRYVELHQLDEASQRELQARIVGEQGTLDWYSLAYWSRELDVDVVALKREVQHLIGLRGDALDFLQWLKQAHPRVILATNADRASLALKLPLTGLEPYLDAIVSSQDVGAAKEDQAFWHALQEQEPFDPARTLFIDDNPRVLKSAQTYGIRHLLGIKRPDSQRPERELQEFIALDRFAEIFPGDAPVLNRQRSQ from the coding sequence ATGATGGATTGGCAGACAATCGATACCGTATTGCTGGATATGGACGGTACGCTGTTGGATTTGCACTTTGACAGCCATTTCTGGCTGGAGCATTTGCCGCGTCGCTACGTCGAGCTGCACCAGCTTGACGAGGCCTCCCAGCGCGAGCTGCAGGCGCGCATCGTCGGTGAGCAGGGCACGCTTGACTGGTACAGCCTGGCCTATTGGAGCCGCGAGCTTGACGTGGATGTGGTCGCGCTCAAGCGCGAAGTGCAGCACCTGATCGGCCTGCGCGGCGACGCGCTGGACTTTCTCCAGTGGCTCAAACAGGCTCACCCGAGGGTAATACTGGCCACCAACGCCGATCGTGCCAGCCTGGCGCTCAAGCTGCCGCTGACCGGGCTTGAGCCCTACCTTGATGCCATCGTCTCATCTCAGGATGTGGGTGCGGCCAAGGAGGATCAGGCGTTCTGGCATGCGCTGCAAGAGCAGGAGCCGTTTGATCCGGCACGCACGCTGTTCATCGACGATAATCCGCGCGTGCTGAAAAGCGCCCAAACCTACGGCATTCGTCACCTGCTGGGCATCAAGCGCCCGGATAGCCAGCGCCCCGAACGAGAGCTTCAGGAGTTTATCGCGCTTGACCGTTTTGCCGAGATATTCCCCGGCGACGCGCCGGTATTGAACCGCCAGAGAAGCCAGTAA
- the nudE gene encoding ADP compounds hydrolase NudE, translated as MSAHDSSAIKPPQKPQILSCQRVAQSRLFNVEAIDLRFSNGEERQFERLAGSGSGAVMIVAMPDPDNVLLIHEYAAGFEDYVLTLPKGLIDPGEDAATAANRELMEECGVGARRIEPLCELSLAPNYMRHRMNVLLATDLYEKRLPGDEPEPLVVESHSLEDIDALLAREDFHEARAIAALYIARDRLRAERDAEETLYRQDF; from the coding sequence ATGTCAGCGCACGATTCATCCGCTATCAAGCCCCCGCAAAAGCCGCAGATCCTGTCCTGTCAGCGCGTTGCCCAAAGCCGCCTGTTTAACGTCGAGGCGATCGACCTGCGTTTCTCCAACGGCGAAGAACGCCAGTTCGAACGCCTGGCCGGCAGTGGCAGCGGCGCGGTGATGATCGTCGCCATGCCCGACCCGGACAATGTGCTGCTGATCCACGAATACGCCGCGGGCTTTGAAGACTATGTACTGACGCTGCCCAAGGGGCTGATTGACCCCGGTGAAGACGCCGCCACCGCCGCCAACCGCGAGCTGATGGAAGAATGCGGCGTGGGTGCTCGGCGCATTGAGCCGCTGTGCGAGCTGTCGCTGGCGCCGAACTACATGCGCCACCGCATGAACGTGCTGCTGGCCACCGACCTCTACGAAAAGCGCCTGCCCGGCGACGAGCCCGAACCGCTGGTGGTCGAATCCCACTCGCTCGAGGACATCGACGCCCTGCTGGCCCGGGAAGACTTCCACGAAGCCCGCGCCATTGCCGCGCTGTATATAGCCCGCGACCGGCTGCGTGCCGAGCGCGATGCGGAAGAAACGCTATACCGGCAGGATTTTTGA
- a CDS encoding ATP-binding cassette domain-containing protein: MLSCRSLSFHYAQKAPGETPDFSFSFTLAPSHCLAVQGPSGSGKSTLLNLLAGFLEPGGGALCWNDADLLSQPPWQRGMTTVFQEHNLFEHLPVWANIGAGLAANLKLTAGQRQQIHDGLEDVGLGGLYNRLPAELSGGQRQRVALLRALLRQPRLLLLDEPFSGLDRTNREALWALVKRQQNAGVAVLLVSHDPEDIRALADSCYQLEDGRLVAQDASKILPV, from the coding sequence ATGCTGTCGTGCCGTAGTCTGAGCTTTCATTACGCGCAAAAAGCGCCGGGCGAAACCCCGGATTTCAGCTTCAGTTTTACCCTGGCGCCTTCCCACTGTCTGGCGGTTCAGGGGCCGTCGGGCTCGGGCAAAAGCACGCTGTTGAATCTGTTGGCGGGGTTTCTTGAGCCTGGCGGCGGGGCACTGTGCTGGAACGATGCCGACCTGCTGAGCCAGCCGCCCTGGCAGCGAGGGATGACCACGGTGTTTCAGGAACACAACCTGTTTGAGCACCTGCCCGTATGGGCCAACATCGGTGCGGGGCTGGCGGCCAACCTGAAACTGACGGCAGGCCAGCGCCAGCAGATTCATGACGGGCTTGAAGACGTGGGGCTGGGCGGGCTTTACAACCGCCTGCCGGCCGAGCTTTCCGGCGGCCAGCGCCAGCGCGTGGCCCTGCTGCGTGCGCTGTTGAGGCAACCGCGCCTGCTATTGCTCGACGAGCCGTTCAGCGGCCTTGATCGCACCAATCGCGAAGCGCTCTGGGCACTGGTGAAACGCCAGCAGAACGCCGGCGTCGCGGTGCTGCTGGTCAGCCACGACCCGGAAGACATCCGCGCACTGGCGGATAGCTGCTATCAGCTAGAGGACGGCCGGCTGGTGGCACAGGATGCCTCAAAAATCCTGCCGGTATAG
- the thiP gene encoding thiamine/thiamine pyrophosphate ABC transporter permease, with translation MAQRQQLSARPLGRVPLLGGLVAFVLVMGLGLGSLGALLWQAPGLDVAQLWQEPYLAGVLRFTLWQAGLSTLFSVGLGVPVAIALARRPRFWGRGFLLRVMELSLVIPTLIALFGLVAVHGRQGVAAPLWKWLTGSPSGYLYGLSGIVLAHVFYNLPLAARLMLQALERSPDAHWRLTAQLGLSRGAIWRTLEWPAIRRVLPQLAALVFTLCFTSFAIVMTLGGGPGSSTLEVALYQALKFDNDVALAALLALAQLVVCLGLWGVALAQGGTPSLVAGDAPAPLTAKWRRRDMYGLSRLTDSLSIGGLALLLLPPLVAVVAAGVAGLPDIMTQQRLWPASLRSLVMALCAGLGAVLLALALLGGSGWLRARGRHGVAGVMEGSGQLILVLPALVMGTGLFLLLRPSLGGGLDGYALVVLVNALMALPFAMQVLRGALLALPLAQWRVAEQLGIHGWARFRWLVWPRLRRPLGLALAYAMTLSLGDFSVIALFGSPTAPTLPMLLYQELGGYRWQSAAATAVVLLFWVVATFTVVSALTRRAPRYPWHRQPSPESRHAVVP, from the coding sequence ATGGCTCAACGCCAGCAGTTAAGCGCGCGCCCGCTCGGACGCGTGCCGCTGCTGGGCGGGCTGGTCGCGTTTGTGCTGGTCATGGGGCTGGGGCTTGGCAGCTTGGGTGCGCTGCTCTGGCAGGCGCCCGGCCTGGACGTTGCGCAGCTGTGGCAAGAGCCGTATCTGGCCGGCGTGCTGCGTTTTACGCTGTGGCAGGCCGGCCTTTCGACGCTGTTTTCAGTCGGGCTGGGAGTGCCGGTGGCCATCGCGCTGGCGCGCCGCCCGCGCTTTTGGGGGCGTGGCTTTTTGCTGCGGGTGATGGAGCTTTCACTGGTCATTCCCACGTTGATTGCGCTGTTTGGCCTCGTCGCCGTGCATGGGCGGCAAGGCGTGGCCGCGCCGCTTTGGAAATGGCTGACTGGCTCGCCATCGGGCTATTTATACGGGCTTTCGGGCATTGTGCTGGCGCACGTATTTTACAACCTGCCACTGGCGGCACGACTGATGCTGCAAGCGCTTGAGCGCAGCCCGGACGCCCATTGGCGGCTAACCGCCCAGCTGGGACTTTCCCGCGGGGCTATCTGGCGCACGCTGGAATGGCCGGCCATTCGCCGTGTGCTGCCGCAGCTGGCCGCGCTGGTCTTCACGCTGTGCTTTACCAGTTTTGCTATTGTGATGACTCTGGGCGGCGGGCCGGGCAGCAGTACCCTGGAAGTGGCGCTGTATCAGGCGCTGAAGTTCGATAATGACGTCGCCCTCGCGGCGTTGCTCGCGCTGGCTCAGCTGGTCGTGTGCCTTGGGCTTTGGGGCGTGGCGCTGGCGCAGGGCGGGACACCGTCGCTGGTAGCCGGTGATGCCCCCGCGCCGCTGACCGCCAAATGGCGCCGCCGTGATATGTACGGCCTGTCGCGCCTGACCGACAGCCTGAGCATCGGCGGGCTGGCGCTGCTGCTGTTGCCGCCGCTGGTCGCTGTTGTGGCTGCGGGCGTGGCGGGATTGCCGGATATCATGACCCAGCAGCGGCTCTGGCCGGCCAGCCTGAGAAGCCTCGTTATGGCGCTGTGTGCCGGCCTGGGCGCCGTGCTGCTTGCGCTTGCGTTACTGGGCGGCAGCGGCTGGCTACGGGCACGCGGCCGGCACGGTGTCGCCGGCGTGATGGAAGGCAGCGGCCAGCTGATTTTAGTGCTGCCGGCGCTGGTGATGGGAACGGGGCTGTTTCTACTCCTGCGCCCGAGCCTGGGCGGCGGCCTTGACGGCTACGCGCTGGTGGTGCTGGTGAATGCGCTGATGGCGCTGCCGTTTGCCATGCAGGTACTGCGCGGGGCACTGCTTGCGCTGCCGTTGGCGCAATGGCGGGTCGCCGAACAGCTGGGCATTCACGGCTGGGCGCGGTTTCGCTGGCTGGTCTGGCCGCGGCTGCGTCGCCCGCTGGGGCTGGCGCTGGCGTATGCGATGACGCTGTCGCTGGGCGACTTCAGCGTCATCGCGCTGTTTGGCAGTCCCACCGCGCCCACGTTGCCTATGCTGCTGTATCAGGAACTCGGCGGCTACCGCTGGCAAAGTGCCGCGGCCACCGCCGTGGTGCTGCTGTTCTGGGTGGTCGCCACCTTTACCGTGGTGTCGGCGCTCACGCGGCGCGCGCCGCGCTACCCCTGGCACCGCCAACCTTCACCGGAGTCGCGCCATGCTGTCGTGCCGTAG
- a CDS encoding ABC transporter substrate-binding protein — protein MAVEDTDRYQAAEFAEGHYLQVETAAITRNAENPELARAFMQFMLTPDFQRHIPLGNVMYPAIELDDELPPAFDRLIDPDGFTFSPDEVQEHRREWIREWLNASS, from the coding sequence ATGGCGGTAGAAGACACCGACCGCTATCAGGCCGCCGAATTTGCGGAAGGCCACTACCTGCAAGTGGAAACCGCCGCGATCACCCGCAATGCGGAGAACCCCGAACTTGCCCGGGCATTTATGCAATTCATGCTGACGCCCGATTTTCAGCGCCATATTCCGCTGGGCAACGTGATGTATCCCGCCATTGAACTTGACGACGAACTGCCGCCGGCGTTTGACCGCCTGATCGACCCTGACGGCTTTACCTTCAGCCCCGATGAGGTGCAGGAACACCGCCGCGAATGGATCCGTGAATGGCTCAACGCCAGCAGTTAA